In Neisseriaceae bacterium CLB008, one genomic interval encodes:
- a CDS encoding LTA synthase family protein — MRFIQFKRLLGIFLLPWVVAILIQSTGRAVLLARYGSNLTLAEHGQDLFKLFTVGLRFDIRMATIIFASLFLISTLSLIHATLHRYWLKPLPWVNALLLSLVGLLTVANIYYYATYDRHIDLFIFGIFEDDTKAILQTLWSDYPIVRGLLGLALFTWAMHWLNVRWQQFILQRLSQKNSIYVQLPTILLTLLLITVAARGSLTTFPLRHADAQISGIKIINDFTPNAVIALSWAHKDYQNNSTFPTASDEEGEALLTTFFGRPTPPSLSPFKATTAVNKAAQDTPPNVVLAVMESFGSHLLQYDNPERDLYGALRSHWQQDWRFERFVSEGDGTIDSLNRFFVRSPMSSISQSSAQKQAFASNLFQPYIDQGYRIVYITPGNGAWRNLNQFLPNLGVTEFIEQSTLKQYYPEAEVGPWGLPDEYMFRFAEQRLAQAEQEGQPVFIMMMSVSHHPPYRLPKHQTRQNFDISADERTRLSNLAQGEELVEVFNTFRYANDQLGQFISWVKDQNVLSQNTILAATGDHNIRGINYPEAKEVALHHAVPLYLYVPEAYRTGTHYDARRIGSHKDIMPTLYALSLSQTPFYQTGCNLVAATPNPSWCQVGYNPNVLLTSEGAYNTNNQTFRRWLQPQGLALEAEASEPSGATRSKLTRWSAFTPLLAWQLNRQIQDAQAH, encoded by the coding sequence ATGCGATTCATCCAATTCAAACGCCTATTGGGTATTTTCTTACTGCCTTGGGTTGTGGCCATCCTCATCCAATCAACCGGCCGTGCCGTTTTGCTGGCGCGCTATGGCAGCAATCTGACTCTGGCCGAACATGGTCAAGATCTCTTTAAGCTGTTTACAGTAGGACTACGCTTTGACATCCGCATGGCCACTATTATTTTCGCCAGCCTGTTTTTGATTTCCACCCTCAGCTTAATCCACGCGACGCTGCACCGCTACTGGCTCAAGCCACTGCCTTGGGTGAACGCCCTCTTATTGAGCCTGGTTGGCTTATTAACCGTGGCCAATATCTATTACTATGCCACTTACGATCGCCACATCGACTTATTCATCTTCGGCATTTTTGAAGACGACACCAAGGCCATCTTACAAACGCTGTGGAGTGACTATCCCATCGTGCGCGGCCTATTGGGCCTTGCCCTATTTACATGGGCCATGCATTGGCTCAACGTACGCTGGCAACAGTTTATCTTGCAACGCTTAAGCCAAAAAAACAGCATTTACGTACAGCTACCCACTATTTTATTGACGCTGCTGCTGATCACCGTGGCCGCCCGTGGCTCTTTGACAACGTTTCCACTACGCCATGCCGACGCCCAAATTTCGGGCATCAAGATCATTAACGACTTCACGCCTAATGCCGTCATTGCATTGAGCTGGGCGCATAAAGATTATCAAAACAACAGCACCTTCCCCACCGCTAGCGATGAAGAAGGCGAAGCCTTATTAACCACCTTTTTTGGGCGTCCAACGCCGCCGAGCTTAAGCCCTTTCAAAGCCACGACCGCGGTCAATAAGGCTGCTCAAGATACGCCGCCAAACGTGGTTTTGGCCGTCATGGAGAGCTTCGGCAGCCACTTACTCCAATACGATAACCCTGAACGTGACCTCTATGGCGCGCTGCGTTCGCACTGGCAACAAGACTGGCGCTTTGAGCGCTTCGTCTCCGAGGGTGACGGCACCATCGATTCCTTGAATCGTTTCTTTGTGCGCAGCCCCATGTCCAGCATCAGCCAATCATCGGCACAAAAACAGGCCTTTGCCAGCAACTTATTCCAGCCTTATATTGATCAAGGCTACCGCATTGTTTACATCACACCCGGCAATGGCGCTTGGCGTAATTTAAATCAATTCTTGCCCAACCTAGGCGTGACAGAATTTATCGAACAAAGCACCTTAAAGCAATATTACCCAGAAGCCGAGGTAGGTCCTTGGGGCTTACCCGATGAGTATATGTTCCGCTTTGCTGAGCAGCGTTTAGCCCAAGCAGAACAAGAAGGCCAGCCTGTCTTCATCATGATGATGTCGGTCTCTCATCACCCTCCCTATCGTCTGCCTAAGCACCAAACGCGCCAAAATTTTGACATCAGCGCTGATGAACGCACGCGCTTGAGCAATTTAGCCCAAGGTGAAGAACTGGTTGAAGTATTCAACACCTTCCGCTACGCCAACGATCAGCTAGGCCAATTCATCAGCTGGGTGAAAGATCAAAACGTCCTCAGCCAAAACACCATCTTGGCGGCCACCGGCGACCACAACATTAGGGGCATCAACTACCCAGAGGCGAAAGAAGTCGCGCTTCACCATGCCGTACCGCTTTATCTATACGTGCCAGAGGCCTACCGCACTGGCACCCACTATGATGCACGCCGCATCGGCAGCCATAAAGACATCATGCCTACGCTGTATGCACTGAGCCTGTCGCAAACGCCGTTCTACCAAACGGGCTGCAACTTAGTCGCGGCCACGCCTAACCCCAGCTGGTGCCAAGTGGGCTACAACCCCAATGTCTTACTGACATCAGAAGGGGCTTACAACACCAACAACCAAACCTTCAGACGCTGGCTACAGCCACAAGGCTTGGCCCTAGAAGCCGAAGCCAGCGAACCGAGCGGCGCCACCCGATCTAAGCTCACTCGCTGGTCAGCCTTTACGCCACTTTTGGCCTGGCAGCTTAACCGCCAGATCCAAGACGCACAGGCGCATTAA
- the dapB gene encoding 4-hydroxy-tetrahydrodipicolinate reductase, protein MNSVLNVAIVGASGRMGRALIEAIVAQPACTLVAAVEHGNSPFIGQDAGMFSGHQTGVAISQDLDAALTQADVLIDFTQPEGTLAHLALCIKHKVNIIIGTTGFSDEGKVAIAAASQSIGVVFAPNFSVGVNLSFALLDLTARVLNEGYDIEIIEAHHRHKVDAPSGTALRMGEVIADALGRDLKTCAVYGREGYTGARDPNTIGFATVRGGDVVGDHTALFATDGERVEITHKASSRATFANGAVRSALWLQQQGQTGLFDMQDVLSLKHI, encoded by the coding sequence ATGAATTCAGTTTTAAACGTGGCCATCGTTGGGGCCAGTGGCCGCATGGGCCGCGCCCTGATTGAGGCCATCGTGGCCCAACCTGCCTGTACCCTCGTGGCGGCAGTAGAGCACGGCAACAGCCCTTTCATTGGCCAAGACGCGGGTATGTTCAGCGGCCATCAAACCGGCGTGGCGATTAGCCAAGACCTAGATGCTGCGCTCACCCAAGCCGATGTGTTGATCGACTTCACCCAACCCGAAGGCACCCTTGCTCATTTGGCCTTATGCATTAAGCACAAGGTCAACATCATCATTGGCACCACTGGCTTTAGCGACGAAGGCAAAGTCGCCATCGCCGCGGCTTCTCAAAGCATTGGCGTAGTGTTTGCCCCGAATTTTAGCGTGGGCGTGAACCTATCCTTCGCCCTGCTTGATCTCACTGCACGCGTCCTGAATGAAGGCTACGACATCGAAATCATCGAAGCCCACCACCGCCATAAAGTGGATGCTCCCTCCGGCACCGCCCTACGCATGGGCGAAGTCATCGCTGACGCCCTGGGCCGCGACCTTAAAACCTGTGCGGTTTATGGCCGCGAAGGCTATACTGGTGCCCGAGACCCTAACACCATCGGCTTTGCCACCGTGCGTGGCGGTGACGTGGTCGGCGACCACACCGCCTTATTCGCCACCGACGGCGAACGCGTCGAAATCACCCACAAGGCCTCAAGCCGAGCCACCTTCGCCAACGGCGCGGTGCGTTCAGCCCTTTGGCTACAGCAACAAGGCCAAACCGGCCTCTTCGACATGCAAGACGTTTTGAGCTTAAAGCATATTTAA
- a CDS encoding outer membrane protein assembly factor BamE yields the protein MKKQLLLIGCLVALSACSAQRISNFPSYKLKVEQGNVVTEEMLSQLQAGLTKAQVQSILGTPLLQDAFHANRWDYSFLISRNGVVQSQKTLVLFFEDDVLVRAGGSALEASPAVAEEK from the coding sequence ATGAAAAAACAGCTTCTCTTAATTGGGTGTCTTGTTGCACTGAGTGCTTGCAGTGCCCAACGTATTTCCAACTTCCCGTCTTACAAGCTCAAAGTTGAACAAGGTAATGTTGTCACAGAAGAAATGTTATCGCAACTACAAGCTGGTTTAACCAAAGCACAAGTGCAAAGTATCTTAGGCACGCCTTTATTGCAAGATGCATTTCATGCCAACCGCTGGGATTACTCTTTCTTAATCAGCCGTAACGGCGTGGTGCAAAGCCAAAAAACTTTGGTGTTGTTCTTTGAAGACGACGTTCTGGTTCGTGCAGGGGGCAGCGCTTTAGAAGCTTCGCCTGCAGTAGCTGAGGAAAAATAA
- a CDS encoding YdgA family protein gives MSKVFKLGVAGMVVVVAAAALLLPYYFGGKAEASLNKQHQLLANSPMVDVLSRQYERRWFSSTETMTIKLKEDLIKSLPLDVAENIRQTMGEGVKITNNIQHGPFAGGFSLARAKIDSTIEYPDLMKRGLMLLFTDETPLVINQTLGLFGGGSISINSPAFDFKGLSDTNIKWQGFEFFADYKGDFDEIVAKLSMPGLVWQMSNQSSVSYDGLVYQLSGKEADSGLWMGQHQLDLKRLAVSWGDEDKAKVDELLGLVTKLQFGALIKPVLNSDTKSIVVDEFHMNSDLAAADTADFVTAKGQVRFAKATLGKDVYGPLEVEVVADHLHGPSLAALTSALEDVSAKALSGEAYHDEVLNIINKEGLAILMYDPKISLNTFKLDTPQGLLAAKGHMNFKGIQAADMSSFASFLNKMDVQMDVNVPQAFLERMAAAQAASFFDVGEGEDKDEQIRQIEETAKFMVDSMIINMREEGYLTVTDRMVNLNLSLKEGSLLFGGKPFDAGVMLGGNFDEETEEDTAAPQPGQTAPAQNPSAAVVPGAAANDEASAPESEAAPEAVPDAA, from the coding sequence ATGAGTAAAGTTTTTAAATTAGGCGTTGCGGGCATGGTAGTGGTTGTGGCTGCGGCGGCTTTGCTTTTGCCTTACTATTTTGGCGGTAAGGCCGAAGCGTCGTTGAATAAGCAGCATCAGCTATTGGCGAATTCGCCTATGGTTGACGTGCTGTCACGGCAGTATGAGCGTCGTTGGTTTTCGTCTACCGAAACCATGACCATTAAGCTTAAAGAAGATCTGATTAAAAGCCTGCCGTTAGATGTGGCAGAAAACATACGCCAGACCATGGGTGAAGGAGTGAAAATCACCAACAACATCCAGCATGGTCCTTTTGCCGGCGGTTTTTCTTTGGCGCGCGCCAAGATCGACAGCACCATCGAGTATCCTGATTTGATGAAACGTGGCCTGATGCTGCTGTTTACCGATGAAACGCCGTTGGTGATTAATCAAACCCTAGGCCTATTCGGTGGCGGTAGCATCAGCATCAACAGCCCAGCCTTTGATTTTAAAGGGTTGTCAGATACCAACATCAAATGGCAAGGTTTTGAGTTTTTTGCTGATTATAAGGGCGACTTTGATGAGATCGTGGCCAAGCTCAGCATGCCTGGCCTCGTGTGGCAGATGAGCAATCAATCCAGCGTGTCTTACGATGGTTTGGTGTATCAGTTGTCGGGTAAAGAAGCCGACTCTGGTTTATGGATGGGCCAGCACCAGCTAGACCTAAAGCGTTTGGCCGTGAGTTGGGGCGATGAAGACAAGGCCAAGGTCGACGAGCTATTAGGCCTGGTGACCAAGCTGCAGTTCGGTGCCTTGATTAAGCCGGTGCTGAACAGCGACACCAAGAGCATTGTGGTGGATGAGTTCCACATGAACAGTGATTTGGCCGCTGCCGATACCGCCGATTTTGTGACCGCTAAAGGTCAGGTACGCTTTGCAAAAGCCACCTTGGGTAAAGACGTGTATGGGCCTTTAGAAGTAGAAGTGGTCGCCGATCACCTACACGGTCCTAGTTTGGCGGCTTTAACCAGTGCTTTAGAAGACGTTTCCGCCAAAGCCTTGAGCGGCGAAGCCTACCATGATGAAGTGTTGAACATCATCAATAAAGAGGGCTTAGCCATCTTGATGTATGATCCTAAAATTAGCCTGAACACCTTTAAGCTGGACACGCCGCAAGGTCTGTTAGCGGCCAAAGGGCACATGAACTTTAAGGGCATTCAGGCCGCAGACATGAGCAGCTTCGCTTCGTTCTTGAATAAGATGGACGTGCAAATGGACGTGAACGTGCCTCAGGCCTTTCTTGAGCGCATGGCTGCGGCACAAGCCGCTAGCTTCTTTGACGTAGGCGAAGGGGAAGACAAAGACGAGCAGATTCGCCAAATTGAAGAAACCGCTAAATTTATGGTCGACAGCATGATCATCAATATGCGCGAAGAAGGCTACTTAACCGTAACCGACCGCATGGTGAACTTGAACTTGAGCCTAAAAGAAGGCAGCCTACTGTTTGGCGGCAAGCCGTTTGACGCTGGCGTGATGTTGGGCGGGAATTTTGATGAAGAAACGGAAGAAGACACGGCTGCGCCGCAGCCTGGTCAAACCGCACCCGCTCAAAATCCAAGCGCAGCGGTTGTGCCAGGCGCTGCCGCTAACGATGAGGCCAGCGCGCCTGAATCTGAAGCAGCCCCTGAGGCCGTTCCCGACGCAGCTTAA
- the thiD gene encoding bifunctional hydroxymethylpyrimidine kinase/phosphomethylpyrimidine kinase yields MMKLTSTPVPIVHALTIAGSDSSAGAGIQADLKTFAALGAYGCSAITAVTAQNTLGVRAVHPIPGDVIEAQCDAVFADVRIDVVKVGMLTNVASVGAVINVLQRWQPEFVVLDPVLSATTGQAFLSGEAGVLLVQELLPLVDVVTPNIPEAARLLGVAEALDVATMKAQAQALCDLGLKAVLLKGGHLPMTAPAVDCLSRPGLEPQLFVGPRSAASSTHGTGCTLSSALAVAYAQCDRDLPRAVQQAKDYVAVAIARSGELDVGQGEGPLQHFHPWC; encoded by the coding sequence ATGATGAAGCTAACTTCAACGCCTGTGCCGATTGTTCATGCCCTAACCATTGCTGGCTCTGATTCCAGCGCTGGTGCAGGCATACAGGCTGATTTAAAAACCTTTGCTGCGCTGGGCGCCTATGGCTGTAGTGCCATTACGGCGGTAACGGCCCAGAACACTCTGGGCGTGCGGGCGGTGCACCCCATTCCCGGTGACGTCATCGAAGCGCAGTGTGATGCTGTGTTCGCTGATGTACGCATTGATGTAGTGAAGGTGGGCATGTTGACCAATGTGGCCAGCGTGGGCGCTGTCATCAACGTCTTGCAGCGTTGGCAGCCTGAATTTGTGGTTTTGGACCCAGTACTGTCGGCAACGACGGGACAGGCGTTTCTCAGTGGTGAGGCCGGCGTTTTATTGGTACAAGAATTGCTGCCGCTAGTCGATGTGGTGACGCCTAATATTCCTGAGGCGGCGCGCTTACTGGGCGTGGCTGAAGCGTTGGATGTCGCGACCATGAAAGCGCAAGCGCAGGCCTTGTGTGATCTAGGGCTTAAGGCGGTGTTGTTGAAAGGGGGGCATCTGCCGATGACGGCGCCGGCGGTGGACTGTTTGAGTCGGCCAGGTCTTGAGCCACAGCTGTTCGTCGGCCCGCGTAGTGCCGCCAGCAGTACCCACGGCACAGGCTGTACCCTGTCGTCGGCTTTGGCCGTGGCCTATGCCCAATGTGACCGTGATCTGCCGCGTGCTGTCCAGCAGGCGAAAGACTATGTGGCGGTAGCTATTGCGCGCAGTGGAGAGCTGGATGTGGGTCAGGGCGAGGGCCCTTTACAGCATTTTCATCCTTGGTGTTGA
- the fur gene encoding ferric iron uptake transcriptional regulator, whose product MFLMNHVNHLKDSGLKVTVPRLKILDLFDSCPNCHLTAEDIYRLLLEEDADIGVATIYRVLTQFEQAGILVRHHFETGKAVYELNRGGHHDHLVCVECGNITEFFDKKIEERQEQIAKEQGYRMIDHALYMYGVCPDCQAKVKA is encoded by the coding sequence ATATTCCTTATGAACCATGTGAATCATCTGAAAGACAGCGGCCTAAAAGTAACCGTTCCACGACTGAAAATTTTAGACCTGTTTGATAGCTGCCCTAATTGTCATTTGACTGCCGAAGACATTTATCGTTTATTGCTAGAAGAAGATGCAGATATTGGCGTGGCTACCATTTATCGCGTATTAACCCAATTCGAGCAGGCCGGCATTTTGGTCCGCCACCACTTCGAAACCGGTAAAGCCGTGTACGAGCTGAACCGTGGCGGTCACCACGACCACTTAGTGTGCGTCGAGTGTGGCAACATTACTGAATTCTTCGATAAGAAAATCGAAGAGCGTCAGGAGCAAATCGCTAAAGAGCAAGGTTACCGCATGATTGACCATGCTTTGTATATGTACGGTGTGTGTCCTGATTGCCAGGCTAAAGTTAAAGCCTAA
- the gpmI gene encoding 2,3-bisphosphoglycerate-independent phosphoglycerate mutase, producing MQLTKPVILLILDGVGHREEGEDNAFLHAQTPYLDDLKKRFAYGTIDASERMVGLPRGQFGNSEVGHLNIGAGRIVEQDITKIDVAIETEQLAKNPALIDTFKQAQGHQLHLLGLFSDGGVHSHIDHFFATLDAAVAFGLTRIVVHPFLDGRDTPPQSAQPYLARLEAYCQAHPQVTIGSVVGRFFAMDRDNRWERVQEAYNGLMGQAPFQANSATQALADAYARGENDEFVQATLINPEARIQNNDTVLFLNFRADRARELTAALTKPDFDGFPTAGVTLKHFASITSYGDQYPNPVLFAPSTINNGLGEYLAAQGLTQLRIAETEKYPHVTYFFSGGREQPYPGEERILVPSPKVKTYDLQPEMNAQQVTDHIVDAIEHHRFDVIICNYANGDMVGHTGDMAATIKAVETLDSCVHQVVTAAQKVGGEVLVSADHGNCENMFDHQHEQVHTQHTTNPVPFLYIGRDASITPGGALKDIAPTLLAMLGLPKPAEMTGESLINFK from the coding sequence GTGCAACTTACAAAACCTGTTATTTTATTGATTTTAGATGGTGTCGGCCACCGCGAAGAAGGTGAAGACAATGCTTTTTTACACGCCCAAACACCTTATTTAGATGACCTTAAAAAACGCTTTGCCTACGGCACGATCGACGCTTCTGAACGTATGGTGGGCCTACCGCGTGGCCAATTTGGTAACTCGGAAGTGGGCCACTTAAACATTGGTGCTGGCCGCATCGTCGAGCAAGACATCACTAAAATTGACGTCGCCATCGAAACCGAGCAGCTGGCAAAAAACCCTGCCTTGATCGACACCTTCAAGCAAGCCCAAGGCCACCAGCTACATTTGCTAGGCCTATTCTCCGACGGCGGCGTTCACAGCCACATCGACCATTTCTTCGCCACTCTAGACGCAGCCGTGGCATTTGGCCTAACGCGCATTGTGGTGCATCCTTTTTTGGATGGTCGCGACACGCCGCCACAAAGCGCCCAGCCCTATTTGGCGCGCCTAGAAGCCTATTGCCAAGCCCACCCACAAGTCACCATCGGTAGCGTGGTGGGCCGCTTCTTCGCCATGGACCGCGACAACCGCTGGGAACGCGTGCAAGAAGCCTATAACGGCTTAATGGGTCAGGCACCCTTCCAAGCCAACAGCGCCACTCAAGCCTTAGCCGACGCCTATGCGCGCGGTGAAAACGACGAGTTTGTACAAGCAACCTTGATCAATCCAGAGGCGCGCATTCAGAACAACGACACCGTTCTGTTCCTCAACTTCCGCGCCGACCGTGCGCGCGAATTGACCGCCGCCCTAACCAAGCCAGACTTTGACGGTTTCCCTACCGCCGGCGTGACCTTAAAGCACTTTGCCAGCATTACCAGCTACGGCGACCAATACCCCAACCCCGTGCTGTTTGCACCATCTACCATCAATAATGGCCTGGGTGAATACTTGGCCGCGCAAGGCCTCACTCAGCTACGCATCGCCGAAACTGAAAAATACCCACACGTGACTTATTTCTTCAGCGGCGGCCGCGAACAACCCTACCCAGGCGAAGAGCGTATTTTGGTGCCGTCTCCTAAAGTCAAAACCTACGACTTGCAGCCAGAGATGAATGCACAGCAGGTCACCGACCACATCGTCGACGCCATTGAACACCATCGTTTTGACGTAATCATTTGCAACTACGCCAACGGTGACATGGTTGGCCACACCGGCGACATGGCCGCCACCATTAAAGCCGTTGAAACCCTCGACAGCTGCGTGCATCAAGTAGTCACGGCAGCCCAAAAAGTCGGTGGTGAAGTATTGGTGAGCGCCGACCACGGCAACTGTGAGAATATGTTTGACCATCAGCATGAGCAAGTACACACTCAGCACACCACCAACCCAGTGCCGTTCCTATATATCGGCCGCGACGCCAGCATCACGCCAGGCGGCGCGCTCAAGGACATTGCACCGACGCTATTGGCCATGCTGGGCCTTCCTAAACCCGCTGAAATGACCGGTGAAAGCTTAATTAATTTTAAATGA
- a CDS encoding fatty acid desaturase: MIMNGLFDLPWYGVVLVTLGLTHITIASVTIYLHRSQAHRGVDLHPVVSHFFRFWLWLTTGMVTKEWVAIHRKHHARCETAEDPHSPQVLGLKAVLWRGAELYRVASKNPQLVEQFGKGTPDDWVERNIYTKHSGLGIFVMLAINLLCFGLIGITIWAIQMVWIPFWAAGVVNGIGHFFGYRNFENEDAATNLVPWGIIIGGEELHNNHHTFGSSAKFSYHWYEFDLGWMYISIMKFFGLAKVRKVAPKLAQDAHHVITAETVQAIIHNRYLLATRFAKELKSDYLPELEQIKCKLDASLASHNLEKLTSKLFKKEAIALNEQEHSHLQSLLSHSHMLQKIYAMRQELSTLWQRSSFTQEELLFKLKDWCDRAETSGIESLARYAQSLKAAKLA; this comes from the coding sequence ATGATCATGAACGGCTTGTTTGACTTACCTTGGTACGGCGTGGTGCTGGTAACCCTGGGTTTGACTCACATTACCATTGCGTCTGTTACTATTTATCTGCACCGTAGCCAAGCACATCGCGGCGTTGACCTACACCCTGTAGTCAGCCATTTCTTCCGCTTTTGGCTCTGGCTCACTACCGGCATGGTCACCAAAGAATGGGTGGCCATCCACCGCAAACACCATGCGCGTTGCGAAACCGCTGAAGACCCTCATTCACCCCAAGTATTGGGCCTAAAAGCGGTCTTATGGCGCGGCGCCGAGCTGTATCGCGTGGCCTCAAAAAACCCACAACTGGTAGAACAGTTTGGTAAAGGCACGCCTGACGACTGGGTTGAACGCAACATTTACACCAAACATTCTGGCCTAGGCATTTTTGTGATGCTGGCGATTAATCTTTTGTGCTTCGGCCTCATCGGCATCACCATTTGGGCCATCCAAATGGTGTGGATTCCGTTTTGGGCGGCGGGCGTGGTCAACGGTATTGGTCACTTCTTTGGCTACCGCAACTTTGAAAATGAAGACGCGGCCACCAATCTCGTGCCTTGGGGCATCATCATCGGTGGCGAAGAACTACACAACAACCACCATACGTTTGGCAGCTCGGCTAAGTTCTCCTACCATTGGTATGAGTTCGACCTTGGCTGGATGTACATCAGCATCATGAAATTCTTTGGCCTAGCCAAAGTGCGCAAAGTGGCGCCTAAGCTGGCTCAAGACGCCCACCACGTGATTACGGCCGAAACGGTACAGGCCATCATCCATAATCGCTACTTGCTCGCCACCCGCTTTGCTAAAGAGCTGAAATCAGACTACTTGCCAGAACTTGAGCAAATCAAATGTAAGCTAGACGCTTCTTTGGCTTCGCACAATTTAGAAAAGCTGACCAGCAAACTATTTAAAAAAGAAGCCATTGCGCTGAACGAACAAGAGCACAGCCATTTGCAATCACTGCTGTCACACAGCCATATGTTGCAAAAAATCTACGCCATGCGCCAAGAACTCAGCACGCTTTGGCAACGCTCTAGCTTCACCCAAGAAGAGCTGTTGTTTAAGCTGAAAGACTGGTGTGACCGAGCGGAAACCTCAGGCATTGAATCACTAGCCCGATACGCTCAATCTCTAAAAGCGGCCAAATTAGCCTAA
- a CDS encoding YqgE/AlgH family protein has translation MNTIDITSLANHFLVAMPSMTDLFFKDSVVYLCEHSDQGAMGLLINKPSPIMLTQLFDQVKTSTPTQFQSDLAYFGGPLHPDRGFLLHTPVGQWQTSLLVSDEIALTTSKDILTRFNEADPGMKMLATLGYSGWQSGQLEQELANNDWLIVPADARIIFDLPSEERYLAALGLMGLDPAKLMAGVGHA, from the coding sequence ATGAATACAATTGACATCACCAGTTTGGCCAACCATTTTTTGGTGGCCATGCCTTCTATGACAGACCTGTTTTTTAAAGACAGTGTAGTTTATTTATGCGAACACAGCGATCAGGGGGCTATGGGCTTATTGATTAATAAGCCTTCTCCCATTATGTTGACGCAGCTATTCGACCAGGTAAAAACCTCGACGCCTACTCAGTTTCAGAGTGATTTAGCGTATTTTGGCGGGCCGCTGCACCCAGATCGTGGTTTTTTATTGCATACGCCGGTCGGCCAGTGGCAAACCAGCCTATTGGTGAGCGACGAGATTGCCTTGACGACGTCTAAAGACATCCTCACCCGCTTTAACGAGGCCGATCCTGGCATGAAAATGTTGGCCACACTGGGTTATTCTGGCTGGCAAAGTGGACAGCTAGAGCAGGAGTTGGCCAATAATGATTGGCTGATCGTGCCTGCTGATGCACGGATTATATTTGATTTACCCAGCGAAGAACGCTATTTAGCTGCCTTGGGTTTGATGGGCTTAGATCCTGCGAAATTGATGGCGGGGGTTGGTCATGCTTAA
- the ruvX gene encoding Holliday junction resolvase RuvX yields the protein MLNPIPQGTTLGFDYGEARIGVAEGDALLGIAHPIMTIAEVENDKKFAKVEALLKEWQPSQLVVGLPTHVDGTPHDMTLVCRRFAQRLNGRFRLPVYLVDERLSSVVAESLLKEAQVFGKKQKPFLDQVAAQAILTTFFESGYVDLLP from the coding sequence ATGCTTAATCCGATTCCGCAAGGCACAACTTTGGGTTTTGATTACGGTGAGGCACGCATTGGCGTGGCTGAAGGGGATGCCTTATTGGGAATTGCCCACCCCATCATGACCATTGCCGAGGTTGAAAACGACAAGAAATTTGCCAAAGTTGAGGCCTTGCTTAAAGAATGGCAGCCCAGCCAGCTAGTGGTGGGTTTGCCAACGCATGTGGACGGTACGCCTCATGACATGACTTTGGTGTGTCGTCGCTTTGCCCAGCGCCTGAACGGCCGCTTTCGTTTGCCTGTGTATTTGGTGGATGAGCGACTGTCATCGGTGGTGGCGGAAAGCCTGCTCAAAGAAGCGCAGGTGTTCGGTAAAAAGCAAAAGCCTTTTTTAGATCAGGTCGCCGCTCAAGCGATTTTGACCACGTTTTTTGAATCAGGTTACGTCGATTTGCTGCCGTAG